In Oryzihumus leptocrescens, the following are encoded in one genomic region:
- a CDS encoding 4a-hydroxytetrahydrobiopterin dehydratase has translation MSRLLTSEEITRQLADLPGWAGDGQALTASYDAPDFAAAIRLVEEAADAAEQMNHHPDIDIRWKLTHWRLSTHSAGGVTQLDIELAHRIAQAAALVGASPR, from the coding sequence CCGACTGCTGACGTCCGAGGAGATCACCCGGCAGCTCGCCGACCTCCCCGGCTGGGCCGGTGACGGGCAGGCGCTGACCGCCTCCTACGACGCCCCCGACTTCGCGGCGGCGATCCGGCTCGTTGAGGAGGCGGCCGACGCCGCCGAGCAGATGAACCACCACCCTGACATCGACATCCGCTGGAAGCTCACCCACTGGCGGCTGTCGACCCACTCGGCCGGCGGGGTGACCCAGCTCGACATCGAGCTGGCCCACCGCATCGCCCAGGCCGCCGCGCTCGTCGGCGCCAGCCCCCGCTGA